One Campylobacter sputorum genomic window, TAGAAGCAATACTGCAAACATTGATCCAGATGCTATAAATGCCAAAATTATTCAAAATGATATCAAATTTAATAAACACTTAGTGCTTGATCAAATGAGTAAATTTTACACACAATGTGAACTTTATGAAAAAACAGGATGTGTTCATACTGCAAAACTTTTTGTAGATGAAAACACCTTCTTCATAGGAGAAGATATAGCTCAACACAACACTATAGATAAAGCCATAGGAAAAGCTAGACTTGCTGGTGTTGATTTAACAAAAACATTTCTTATGGTAAGCGGAAGGCTAAGCTCAGAAATGGTTGCTAAAGCAGTAATGCATCAAATTCCACTTCTCGTTTCACGAACCGCTCCAACTTGTCTTGGGGTTATGATAGCAAGGAAATTTAATCTAACATTATGCGGCTTTGCAAGAGGCGAAAATATCAATGTTTATAGTGCTGAAGAGAGAATTTATGCGTGAAGATATAGCTGAGCTTATAAAAACTTCTTTAAATGATAGCGGTAGATTAAATTGCGCAACTGCTTTTAAAATAGCAACAAAAACAAAAATTGAAC contains:
- the fdhD gene encoding formate dehydrogenase accessory sulfurtransferase FdhD, with product MEPLFSTQITKYKESESFICNDTLVREIKLEILVNDKKVGSVMATPVDQKALAIGYLMSEDIISNIKDIKEINELEDGMKISIKANINEDSLKRLNAEGVVISGCGRSNTANIDPDAINAKIIQNDIKFNKHLVLDQMSKFYTQCELYEKTGCVHTAKLFVDENTFFIGEDIAQHNTIDKAIGKARLAGVDLTKTFLMVSGRLSSEMVAKAVMHQIPLLVSRTAPTCLGVMIARKFNLTLCGFARGENINVYSAEERIYA